Proteins co-encoded in one Bacteroidota bacterium genomic window:
- a CDS encoding PKD domain-containing protein — translation MHLNIKVDMKKTFTNQWTKIAIVGILLTFATLWGNSLSAQTNLAPLATTNGQGSGGTTPYLWNWNTINDGNLGTCGTQTAFIWTNSPPNGTEYMEWEWNQQYPIDKITIHHAETGGRFLTGGTIQYWDGSTWVNHYTFSGLPQVCTNDVVFPICVTNKLRLANWVPGTGQNSNLNYREIQIWQGARPGTHAQLMNTGMKALNCGSTTDSVSVQVRNIGLTTLTTFWVGTTVTGTVNGSAFSLTDSVQYNGSLITGKSVTLYVGRINNINGSNVTITSWVHAPGDADPTDDSKTINLKTLGGVTSNPSPVNNSRCGSGSVTLSGGAVSGNTVFWYDQPTGGNLLGIGGSFKSPDVAAPTSRTFYAAGAKISGDSALTTGYAGTSYSGAGFSGGNMFDVTVKKGLVVDSFGLHINQTNIQRVTIYMKTGSYSGSTTNAGAWTLVERKEIKSKGFGAATSFVLSKPLVLSEGNYAFYIYANENLINQQQIAKSNSIIENTAIATLHGEALRDTFATVITPSTNQTFVWNGSFYYHEACPSGTRLPVVATAKPLAIGATLAKGSNFKGTYDAGTTNQPDIVANPDDIEYEITPPTGFVNSGHGSSGAWVISSVIARTVNGTTIPSGDITLTNPGSANGKLKYKPSANYTDSMIRVLINIRRNDNGCDTVLERYIFVAPRPDADFTFTTPCDGDYVDFTNGSSIQSGTISYDWKFGDGNSSNNADPSHLYGAFGTYNVKLYVISNYGYVDSITKSVIVNRVPTAGFTFVNACEGAAVTMTDASVVPSGAPSYVWNYGDQSATGTGATTSKSYAQPGIYPVTLTVTVNGCSNTTTQYVTQAPRGIPSFTVDLGNCDNKDVKFTNTSTKPEFGDYAYQYKFGDGSTATGPVVVHTYNTFSSYNAVLVASTELGCVDSTVVSVSLRESPKPVFAATGGTCTNETLNFSNTTNVPAGSINTYEWSFGDAFTSTDATPSHSYAAAGTYTVKLRAISNNGCEGVKESDVTVNLKPTADFVVDRVCLGKPSEFKNNSTISTGTLSYTWNFGNSNTSTSTNPSETYTSAGSYNVTMIASTGAGCSDTATATAVVAAIPAVNIAIASNATGDGTMKFSTNTTNVTYKWLFGDGGSSEVQNPVYKFPFGAKWSVKLIVTSPEGCVNMASTDVFVNPLSAESVNNANMVVYPNPASGRFFIRYNGNSSITAVKVTDILGKKVAEIEPVSTTSEVSFDISQYNAGIYLVTITDADGKTYSQKVTMVK, via the coding sequence ATGCACTTGAATATTAAGGTAGATATGAAAAAAACTTTTACAAACCAATGGACTAAAATCGCAATTGTGGGCATCTTGCTCACGTTTGCAACACTTTGGGGCAACTCCCTAAGTGCCCAAACTAACTTAGCTCCGCTAGCTACAACTAACGGACAAGGATCAGGGGGTACAACTCCCTACCTATGGAACTGGAACACCATTAATGATGGTAACCTTGGTACATGCGGTACACAAACTGCATTTATCTGGACCAACTCTCCCCCAAACGGTACTGAATACATGGAGTGGGAGTGGAACCAACAGTATCCTATTGATAAAATTACCATACACCATGCTGAAACCGGCGGTAGGTTTTTGACCGGCGGTACTATTCAGTACTGGGATGGTTCTACATGGGTAAACCACTACACATTCTCAGGCTTGCCTCAAGTTTGTACTAATGATGTTGTGTTCCCTATTTGTGTAACCAACAAATTGAGGCTTGCCAACTGGGTTCCCGGCACCGGCCAAAACTCAAACTTAAACTACCGCGAAATTCAAATTTGGCAAGGTGCAAGACCCGGTACTCACGCTCAGTTGATGAACACAGGTATGAAAGCCCTTAACTGCGGTTCAACTACCGATTCAGTTTCTGTTCAAGTGCGTAACATTGGTTTAACCACTCTTACTACATTTTGGGTAGGTACTACTGTTACAGGTACAGTAAATGGTTCAGCGTTTAGCTTAACTGACAGCGTTCAATACAACGGAAGCCTTATCACTGGTAAATCAGTTACATTATACGTTGGTCGTATCAACAACATCAACGGTTCTAACGTAACTATTACTTCTTGGGTTCACGCCCCCGGTGATGCTGACCCAACAGACGATTCAAAAACAATCAACCTTAAAACATTGGGTGGTGTAACATCAAACCCATCTCCTGTTAACAACTCACGTTGCGGTTCTGGTTCAGTAACTCTTTCAGGCGGTGCCGTTAGCGGTAACACTGTATTCTGGTACGACCAACCAACAGGCGGTAATCTTTTGGGTATAGGCGGATCATTCAAATCCCCTGATGTAGCTGCTCCAACTTCACGTACATTCTACGCAGCAGGTGCTAAAATATCAGGCGACTCTGCACTTACTACAGGCTATGCAGGTACTTCTTATTCAGGTGCAGGCTTTTCTGGTGGTAACATGTTTGATGTAACTGTGAAAAAAGGCCTTGTGGTTGATAGCTTTGGTTTACACATTAACCAAACTAACATCCAAAGGGTAACTATCTACATGAAAACCGGTTCATACAGCGGTTCAACTACAAATGCCGGTGCTTGGACTTTGGTAGAACGTAAAGAAATCAAATCAAAAGGCTTTGGTGCTGCTACCAGCTTTGTGCTAAGCAAACCATTGGTATTGAGTGAAGGTAACTATGCATTTTATATCTATGCAAACGAAAACCTTATCAACCAACAACAAATAGCTAAATCAAACTCGATTATCGAAAATACAGCAATTGCTACCCTTCATGGCGAAGCGTTGCGCGATACCTTTGCTACTGTTATTACTCCATCAACTAACCAAACTTTCGTTTGGAACGGTTCTTTCTACTACCACGAAGCTTGCCCAAGCGGCACACGCCTTCCAGTAGTTGCAACTGCTAAGCCTTTGGCTATTGGTGCTACTTTAGCAAAAGGTTCTAACTTTAAAGGTACTTACGATGCAGGTACTACTAACCAACCTGATATTGTTGCTAACCCCGATGATATCGAGTATGAAATTACACCTCCTACAGGTTTTGTAAACTCAGGACACGGTTCATCAGGTGCTTGGGTAATTTCATCAGTTATTGCACGTACAGTTAACGGTACTACTATCCCTAGCGGTGATATTACTTTAACCAACCCCGGTTCTGCTAATGGTAAATTGAAATACAAACCATCAGCTAACTATACCGACAGTATGATTAGGGTGCTAATCAACATCCGCAGGAACGATAACGGTTGCGATACCGTACTTGAGCGTTACATTTTTGTAGCTCCACGTCCTGATGCTGATTTCACTTTCACTACTCCTTGCGACGGTGATTATGTAGATTTCACTAACGGTAGCTCAATTCAATCAGGAACAATTTCTTACGATTGGAAATTTGGTGATGGTAACTCATCAAACAATGCTGATCCTTCACACTTGTACGGTGCATTCGGTACCTACAACGTAAAACTATATGTAATTTCTAACTACGGATATGTTGATTCAATCACCAAATCTGTAATTGTTAACAGGGTTCCGACTGCCGGCTTTACTTTCGTTAATGCTTGCGAAGGCGCAGCAGTAACAATGACCGATGCATCTGTAGTACCATCAGGTGCTCCATCATACGTATGGAACTACGGTGATCAAAGTGCAACCGGTACAGGAGCTACTACTTCAAAATCATACGCACAACCCGGTATTTACCCAGTAACTCTTACTGTAACAGTAAACGGTTGTTCAAACACCACCACTCAATATGTAACTCAGGCCCCTCGCGGTATTCCTTCGTTTACAGTTGATTTGGGTAACTGCGATAACAAAGATGTGAAGTTTACTAACACCAGCACAAAACCTGAGTTTGGCGATTACGCTTACCAATACAAATTTGGTGATGGTTCTACCGCTACCGGTCCTGTTGTTGTTCACACATACAACACATTCAGCAGCTACAACGCTGTTTTGGTTGCCTCAACTGAGTTGGGTTGCGTGGATAGCACAGTAGTTAGCGTGTCATTGCGCGAATCTCCTAAGCCTGTTTTTGCTGCTACCGGCGGTACTTGTACTAACGAAACATTGAATTTCTCTAACACTACTAACGTTCCTGCCGGCTCAATCAACACTTACGAGTGGAGTTTTGGTGATGCGTTTACATCAACTGATGCTACTCCTTCACACAGCTATGCTGCTGCCGGAACTTACACTGTGAAGTTGAGGGCAATCAGCAACAACGGTTGCGAAGGTGTTAAAGAAAGCGATGTTACAGTTAACCTTAAACCTACTGCTGATTTTGTTGTTGACAGGGTTTGCTTGGGTAAACCATCTGAGTTTAAAAACAACTCAACCATCAGCACAGGTACACTAAGCTATACTTGGAACTTTGGTAACAGCAACACTTCAACTTCAACCAATCCATCAGAAACTTACACCAGCGCAGGTAGCTATAATGTTACAATGATTGCATCAACCGGTGCCGGATGTTCTGATACTGCAACTGCAACCGCTGTGGTAGCAGCTATACCAGCAGTTAATATTGCTATTGCATCAAACGCTACAGGCGACGGTACAATGAAATTCTCTACCAACACAACAAATGTTACTTACAAGTGGCTATTTGGTGATGGTGGTTCATCAGAAGTACAAAACCCTGTTTACAAATTCCCATTTGGTGCAAAATGGAGCGTTAAGTTGATTGTAACTTCTCCAGAAGGTTGTGTTAACATGGCCAGCACTGATGTGTTTGTTAACCCACTATCTGCTGAAAGCGTTAACAACGCAAACATGGTTGTTTATCCTAACCCTGCTTCAGGTCGCTTCTTCATCCGCTATAACGGTAACTCAAGCATTACTGCTGTTAAGGTTACTGATATCTTGGGTAAAAAAGTTGCTGAAATTGAGCCAGTATCAACTACTTCAGAAGTATCGTTTGATATCAGCCAATACAATGCAGGTATTTACTTAGTTACAATTACTGATGCTGATGGTAAAACATACAGCCAAAAAGTAACAATGGTTAAGTAA